A single genomic interval of Stieleria maiorica harbors:
- the glmS gene encoding glutamine--fructose-6-phosphate transaminase (isomerizing), whose amino-acid sequence MCGIVGYVGSDKAGDFLLSGLRRLEYRGYDSAGVAIHGGESFHITRAVGRIDALAGSLGQNPVDGPIGIGHTRWATHGPATVENAHPHVGGDGEVILVHNGVIENFQTLKNELVEKGYVFLSATDSEVVAHLIAEGLRVTPETPADPSQRCVQAVQWAIAQLRGTYGLVIAFREHPDMLIAARFGSPLVIGIGNGEYFVASDSSPLAGCTDRIVYMADHQLALLRREGFSVMHREQGKVNVQIQPLEAAEEAVSLQGYDHYMLKEIYEQPESLKNAMRGRLDEENATAVFGGLNLTPQQLRSVERIILTGCGTSWHSALVGEYLIEELARIPVSVEYASELRYRNPPIENNTLVFGITQSGETADTLAALRETKRKGHRTLALCNVVGSSIAQAADGGVYLHAGPEIGVASTKAYTSQCCVLAMLALYFGRIRHLSFEAGQNIIRDLQRAPGAVQEALNCNEHVKAVAEKYKDATNILYLGRQYNFPTALEGALKLKEISYVHAEGYPAAEMKHGPIALVDEQTPSVFIIPQGTTYDKVMANMEEVKARGGPIIAVASKDDPHINAVADDVIHIPDVPSIIQPIVSVVPLQLLSYHIALLRGCDVDKPRNLAKSVTVE is encoded by the coding sequence ATGTGTGGAATTGTCGGATATGTCGGTTCGGATAAAGCAGGCGATTTTCTGCTCAGCGGTCTCCGCCGCTTGGAATACCGGGGATACGACAGCGCCGGCGTTGCGATCCACGGTGGCGAATCGTTTCACATCACCCGCGCCGTCGGCCGAATCGACGCTCTAGCCGGGTCATTGGGCCAAAACCCGGTCGATGGCCCGATCGGCATCGGGCACACCCGCTGGGCCACCCACGGCCCGGCGACGGTGGAAAACGCCCACCCGCACGTCGGCGGCGACGGCGAAGTGATTCTGGTGCACAACGGCGTCATCGAAAACTTTCAAACACTCAAGAACGAGCTGGTCGAGAAAGGTTATGTGTTCCTGTCGGCCACCGACAGCGAAGTCGTCGCGCACCTGATCGCCGAGGGCCTGCGGGTGACTCCCGAAACCCCGGCAGACCCTTCACAGCGCTGCGTCCAAGCGGTGCAGTGGGCGATCGCACAATTGCGCGGCACCTATGGGCTGGTGATCGCCTTTCGCGAACACCCCGACATGTTGATCGCCGCCCGATTCGGCAGCCCGCTGGTGATCGGCATCGGCAACGGCGAATACTTTGTCGCCAGCGATTCGTCCCCGCTGGCCGGCTGCACCGACCGCATCGTCTACATGGCCGACCACCAATTGGCGCTGCTGCGGCGCGAAGGGTTTTCGGTGATGCACCGAGAACAGGGAAAGGTCAACGTCCAGATCCAGCCTTTGGAAGCCGCCGAAGAAGCGGTCAGCCTGCAGGGCTATGACCACTACATGCTCAAGGAGATCTATGAGCAACCCGAATCGTTGAAAAACGCGATGCGTGGCCGATTGGACGAAGAAAACGCGACCGCTGTGTTCGGCGGCTTGAACCTGACGCCGCAACAATTGCGCAGCGTCGAACGCATCATCTTGACCGGTTGCGGCACCAGCTGGCACTCCGCCCTGGTCGGCGAATACCTGATCGAGGAATTGGCACGCATCCCGGTCTCGGTCGAATACGCCAGCGAACTGCGTTATCGCAATCCGCCGATCGAGAACAACACGCTGGTGTTCGGCATCACCCAAAGCGGCGAGACGGCCGACACGCTGGCGGCGCTGCGGGAAACCAAACGCAAGGGACACCGCACGTTGGCCCTTTGTAACGTCGTCGGAAGCTCCATCGCCCAGGCGGCCGACGGCGGCGTCTACTTGCACGCCGGACCGGAAATCGGCGTCGCCAGCACCAAAGCCTACACGTCCCAGTGCTGTGTCCTGGCGATGCTGGCCCTCTATTTCGGCCGCATCCGACACCTCTCCTTCGAAGCCGGGCAAAACATCATCCGCGACCTGCAACGGGCCCCGGGAGCGGTGCAAGAAGCACTCAACTGCAACGAACATGTCAAAGCCGTCGCGGAAAAATACAAGGACGCGACGAACATCTTGTACCTGGGCCGCCAATACAATTTCCCGACCGCCCTGGAAGGCGCCCTGAAACTGAAAGAAATCAGCTACGTCCACGCCGAAGGCTACCCGGCGGCCGAAATGAAGCACGGCCCGATCGCCCTGGTCGACGAACAAACCCCCAGCGTGTTCATCATCCCCCAAGGCACCACGTACGACAAAGTGATGGCGAACATGGAAGAGGTGAAGGCCCGAGGCGGGCCGATCATCGCCGTTGCAAGCAAAGACGACCCGCACATCAATGCCGTCGCCGACGACGTGATCCACATCCCCGACGTGCCCTCGATCATCCAGCCGATCGTGTCCGTCGTGCCGCTGCAGCTGCTATCCTATCACATCGCGCTGCTGCGGGGCTGCGACGTGGACAAGCCGCGAAATCTGGCAAAAAGCGTGACGGTGGAGTAA